Proteins encoded by one window of uncultured Ilyobacter sp.:
- a CDS encoding DUF6198 family protein: MIKKYIYYLFGVIFMSLGVTLTLISDLGAGGWDALPENLYKLTGISIGTWVITIALILLIVAAMLKREFINYKAFITSIVMGKLIDLFYFYLEPFRETNSFTDRILFLVFGLIVIGVGCAITFVTGLPKNHTETFVFSIVDTTKFSYQKAKTIVDISALTIAVIIGFKLKDFSNLGLGTIFNSFLMGTIIHYCMPLTQKVMDVIYGVEKREVKKEADL; encoded by the coding sequence TTGATTAAAAAATATATTTATTATTTATTTGGAGTAATATTCATGTCCTTAGGAGTCACACTTACATTGATTAGCGACTTAGGAGCTGGCGGATGGGATGCACTGCCTGAAAATTTATATAAGCTAACTGGAATCAGTATTGGAACTTGGGTAATTACGATTGCATTAATATTATTGATAGTCGCAGCTATGCTAAAGAGGGAATTTATTAATTATAAAGCTTTTATTACATCCATAGTTATGGGAAAACTTATTGATTTATTTTATTTTTACTTAGAGCCCTTTAGAGAGACAAACTCTTTTACAGATAGAATACTTTTTCTTGTGTTTGGTCTTATTGTAATAGGAGTGGGTTGTGCTATCACTTTTGTTACAGGTCTTCCTAAAAATCACACTGAAACTTTTGTTTTTTCTATTGTTGATACTACGAAGTTTTCTTATCAAAAGGCAAAAACAATAGTTGATATTTCTGCGCTAACAATTGCTGTAATAATAGGTTTTAAATTAAAAGATTTTTCTAATTTGGGATTGGGAACAATATTTAATTCGTTTTTAATGGGAACTATCATACATTATTGTATGCCATTAACCCAAAAGGTAATGGATGTTATTTATGGAGTTGAGAAAAGGGAGGTGAAAAAAGAAGCTGATCTATAA
- a CDS encoding extracellular solute-binding protein has product MNRIIKNLIIGLSLITVLVGCESDKTKTAKIKSPKQLEGTLITKEPLDLTIHMHFRNKYVYDPNGPVGKKAFDLTNIRLTETASEIETDSNEMFNLMMASGKLPDIVGGNDRKNDFIRYGMEGKLVPLDDLIDQYAPHIKKFFDDHPNVKESIKAPDGHIYYIPYIVDGTAARGYWIREDWLDKLGLKEPQTVDEFYKTLIAFRDKDPNGNGLKDEVPLFFRQWEEIMRLTTMWGARTSGTDTYLSLYEKNGKIISGLVQPEFKEGMKHIIQWYKEKLIDPEVFTRGSKSREILFRKNIGGATRDWFASTGGFNKTLTDTIPGFNLQPIAPPIGTNGKRIEESMRAAVKPDGWAITYENNHQIETMKYFDFYFTSEGRRLANFGLEGLHYTMKNGKPVFNDNILNADKAVNQILWEDGAQIPIGFQMDYEYEKQWTNEDALKGVKMYTENNYILEEFVEPTLTPEDRKIYDLYWSIITPYMTESIQNWVLKGVDIDKEWPEYIENLNRMGLGEVLTVMQEAYERRKKQQEKTKLSFK; this is encoded by the coding sequence ATGAATAGAATAATAAAAAATTTAATTATAGGTTTATCATTAATAACCGTATTGGTCGGCTGTGAATCTGACAAAACTAAAACTGCAAAAATAAAATCTCCAAAACAATTAGAAGGAACTTTAATAACTAAAGAACCACTAGATTTAACAATCCATATGCATTTTAGAAATAAATATGTGTATGATCCAAATGGTCCCGTTGGAAAAAAAGCTTTTGATCTGACTAACATCAGATTAACTGAGACAGCTTCAGAAATAGAAACAGATAGTAACGAAATGTTTAACTTGATGATGGCCTCTGGTAAACTTCCTGATATCGTCGGAGGAAATGATAGAAAAAATGATTTTATAAGATACGGAATGGAGGGAAAACTTGTTCCTTTAGACGATTTAATCGATCAGTATGCTCCACACATTAAAAAATTTTTTGATGATCATCCAAATGTAAAAGAATCAATAAAAGCTCCAGACGGGCATATTTACTACATTCCGTACATTGTTGATGGAACAGCCGCCAGGGGATACTGGATAAGAGAGGACTGGCTAGATAAATTAGGATTGAAAGAACCTCAAACAGTTGATGAATTTTATAAAACATTAATAGCTTTTAGGGATAAAGATCCTAACGGAAATGGATTAAAGGATGAAGTGCCTTTATTTTTTAGGCAGTGGGAAGAGATTATGAGACTTACCACGATGTGGGGAGCTAGAACTAGTGGTACAGACACATATCTATCACTCTATGAAAAAAATGGAAAAATAATATCCGGGCTGGTTCAGCCTGAATTTAAAGAGGGAATGAAACATATAATTCAATGGTATAAAGAAAAATTAATCGACCCTGAAGTTTTTACAAGGGGTTCAAAATCAAGAGAAATATTGTTTAGAAAAAATATCGGTGGAGCCACTAGAGATTGGTTTGCAAGCACCGGCGGATTTAACAAAACCTTAACTGATACTATTCCTGGTTTTAATCTCCAACCTATTGCTCCCCCGATAGGAACGAATGGTAAAAGGATAGAAGAAAGTATGCGAGCAGCCGTAAAACCTGATGGATGGGCAATAACATATGAAAATAACCATCAAATAGAAACTATGAAATATTTTGATTTCTACTTTACATCTGAAGGAAGGAGGTTAGCCAATTTTGGTTTAGAAGGTCTACATTACACAATGAAAAATGGAAAACCTGTATTTAACGATAATATACTAAATGCTGATAAAGCTGTTAACCAAATATTATGGGAAGATGGAGCACAAATTCCTATTGGATTCCAGATGGATTATGAGTATGAAAAACAATGGACAAATGAAGATGCCTTAAAAGGTGTAAAAATGTACACGGAAAATAATTATATCTTGGAAGAATTTGTAGAGCCAACATTAACACCAGAAGATAGAAAAATTTATGATCTATACTGGAGTATTATTACCCCCTATATGACTGAATCAATTCAAAATTGGGTATTAAAAGGAGTCGATATAGACAAAGAGTGGCCTGAGTACATTGAAAATTTAAATCGAATGGGATTAGGTGAAGTGTTGACAGTAATGCAAGAAGCTTATGAAAGAAGAAAAAAACAGCAAGAAAAAACAAAGTTAAGTTTTAAATAA
- a CDS encoding MATE family efflux transporter gives MKDKLLERRDLILNGNLWQAILLLAVPVAVNDFVRAMYNLIDTFFVSNIGSMEIAAITFVGPLNMLVRSISMGLSVAGTNLIAREIGRKEYDKAKNIAMQLFTISTTIGIVVALVCFRFSKEILVAASATGSIMDISNLYFRLTVLSSPFIFINSAYVALKGANGDTLRAMNVNLVAMSIKIVLTYIFIFYFNMGIKSLALSTIVGTMFTTCYAIYDVFIKKTMMRLSLKYLKFSKKVIVSLLLIGIPIIIEKSSISFSFIVVNKYVIDFGEKVLAGYGITNRINSLFFSAVAGFGTGLAPIISQNLGAGQEKRAKDGIKKTYLMALGISLFIISIVLPLKYPLAEVFSNGDSAVLYHTVNAISVYSISVIPWAIFQVTNGIFQGTGHTKYNMLISIMRIYCFRLPLIIAFTKFTDMSEYSIWYGMLVSNILTGIFAMALYYINCKELRLIGENYLQKEGV, from the coding sequence ATGAAAGATAAATTGTTAGAACGTAGAGATTTGATCTTGAACGGTAACCTTTGGCAAGCCATTCTTCTACTGGCGGTACCGGTAGCAGTCAATGACTTTGTGCGTGCCATGTATAACCTGATTGATACTTTTTTTGTTTCAAATATCGGTAGCATGGAGATTGCTGCAATAACTTTTGTAGGCCCTTTGAACATGCTTGTCAGATCAATCAGTATGGGGTTATCTGTAGCTGGCACAAATCTCATAGCTAGAGAAATAGGTAGAAAAGAATACGATAAAGCTAAAAATATAGCTATGCAGTTATTTACTATCTCCACAACCATTGGGATTGTAGTAGCGTTAGTGTGTTTTAGATTTTCAAAAGAAATTTTAGTTGCTGCCTCAGCGACTGGAAGTATCATGGATATTTCCAATCTTTATTTTCGGTTAACAGTGCTTAGCTCGCCTTTTATATTCATCAATTCAGCATATGTTGCTTTGAAAGGGGCGAATGGTGATACACTAAGGGCCATGAATGTTAACTTAGTGGCTATGAGTATTAAAATAGTATTAACTTATATTTTTATTTTTTACTTTAATATGGGTATTAAAAGCTTAGCCCTCTCTACTATTGTTGGGACGATGTTTACAACTTGTTATGCAATATATGATGTCTTCATAAAAAAGACAATGATGAGGTTATCACTCAAATATCTTAAGTTCAGCAAAAAGGTAATCGTCTCTTTGCTCTTAATTGGGATTCCTATTATCATTGAAAAATCATCAATATCTTTTAGTTTTATTGTAGTAAATAAATATGTTATCGATTTTGGCGAAAAAGTATTGGCAGGTTATGGTATTACCAATCGAATCAATTCTCTCTTCTTTTCAGCTGTTGCAGGTTTTGGGACAGGACTAGCCCCTATCATCAGTCAAAATCTGGGAGCAGGTCAAGAGAAACGTGCAAAAGACGGCATTAAGAAAACATATTTAATGGCACTGGGAATATCTCTCTTTATAATAAGCATTGTACTTCCTTTAAAATATCCACTGGCAGAAGTGTTTTCTAACGGTGACAGTGCCGTGCTATATCATACAGTGAACGCAATCAGTGTCTACTCGATATCCGTTATCCCCTGGGCAATATTCCAAGTTACCAATGGGATATTCCAGGGAACAGGTCATACAAAATATAATATGCTCATAAGTATAATGAGAATTTATTGTTTTAGGCTGCCATTGATTATTGCATTTACAAAATTTACCGATATGTCAGAATACAGCATTTGGTATGGAATGCTTGTAAGCAATATTTTGACAGGTATTTTTGCAATGGCTCTATATTATATCAATTGCAAGGAGCTTAGATTGATTGGTGAGAACTATCTTCAGAAGGAGGGTGTTTAA
- a CDS encoding DUF4962 domain-containing protein, protein MKNYLLINNKLEQLLDEKLTVRKTHLTRLLEQCKWYEGQKLSAEHPPTSITYMGMAAANLSLAYLLTKQEHYLTEAKRWLFTACRYECWGYGFLVDVDLSASWLLFGFGLTYNWIAEYLSPEEKQEVLDKLILQGNKMFNYGEENRGNCWSTNYWQNHNWINYTGLLTTAYAIAPEYKGAKNWIDVVKDNFEKVFKWMPEDGSDYEGTGYWRYAINFLLTTADLIKENEGVDYFDTPFMKNTFYYRLYQSAPNWEENINFSDVHDRKSSHSISAYYKIASEYNNGHAQWIGNLVKNKFLFREAYESKLFPGIMPEAFLEYIWYNKDVYEEEPNNLPLTRYFADLGLAVIRSSWDRDAMHFSIKSSAPGGHKQWEKSWDLDTEKGWRTRSLTHYHVDFNSFILMSHDSPLAIDEGFHRTSRAKVHNIITVDGTGCVGEKIWDEGTLEDSERFDLNCKGVYNVWRDVKREAIAEVEDYKSEGGYTYYIAESSKLYYPEMALTRNARMVLYSEMGYIIMMDELKSEKEHKYTWRLHGEQFAKKVEGINVYRVKNGKGSLNIYPVMPDNLECRIEETVIREIMTPQRPDDIREIKLKTLCIENQDKEKNVHFLNVLQTESSFSDELLEVKPIKDENFLGIEIKKGNKIEQFIYSDKSNIDYDGIRSDAKWISIVKENDEVVKYAVCQGTSLQVNDLNIFENENPSNQFYEIK, encoded by the coding sequence ATGAAAAATTATTTGTTGATAAACAACAAGCTTGAGCAATTACTTGACGAAAAACTTACTGTCAGAAAAACTCACCTAACAAGGCTACTAGAACAGTGTAAGTGGTATGAAGGTCAAAAACTTTCTGCTGAACACCCACCTACAAGTATCACATATATGGGGATGGCAGCAGCTAACCTGAGTTTAGCTTATTTGCTAACAAAACAAGAACATTACCTAACAGAGGCTAAAAGATGGCTATTTACAGCATGCCGTTATGAATGCTGGGGTTATGGTTTTTTAGTAGATGTCGATCTGAGTGCTTCATGGTTACTGTTTGGATTTGGCTTGACTTACAATTGGATTGCTGAATATTTAAGCCCTGAAGAAAAGCAAGAAGTGCTTGATAAACTGATTTTACAAGGTAACAAAATGTTTAATTACGGTGAAGAAAATAGGGGAAATTGCTGGTCAACAAATTACTGGCAAAATCACAACTGGATTAATTATACAGGTTTATTGACAACGGCCTATGCCATCGCTCCTGAATATAAAGGAGCAAAAAACTGGATTGATGTAGTTAAAGACAACTTTGAAAAGGTATTCAAGTGGATGCCAGAAGATGGCAGTGATTATGAGGGTACAGGTTATTGGAGATATGCAATAAATTTCTTGTTGACTACAGCTGATCTTATAAAAGAAAATGAAGGTGTAGATTATTTTGACACCCCGTTTATGAAAAATACTTTTTATTACAGACTTTATCAATCAGCCCCTAACTGGGAAGAAAATATTAATTTTTCAGATGTTCATGACAGAAAAAGCTCACACTCTATATCAGCCTACTATAAAATAGCTAGCGAATACAATAACGGACACGCTCAGTGGATAGGTAACTTGGTAAAGAACAAATTTTTATTTAGGGAAGCCTATGAAAGCAAGCTTTTTCCAGGTATTATGCCTGAAGCTTTCTTGGAATATATTTGGTATAACAAAGATGTTTACGAGGAAGAGCCAAACAATCTCCCTCTAACCAGGTATTTCGCAGATTTAGGACTTGCTGTCATCCGTTCATCTTGGGATCGAGATGCAATGCATTTTTCCATTAAGTCCAGTGCTCCAGGGGGACATAAACAATGGGAAAAATCATGGGATTTAGACACTGAAAAAGGATGGCGAACAAGGAGTCTGACTCATTATCACGTGGATTTTAACAGCTTTATCCTCATGAGTCACGACAGTCCCCTAGCCATAGACGAAGGATTCCATCGTACTTCAAGGGCGAAAGTACACAATATAATAACAGTAGATGGAACTGGATGTGTTGGAGAAAAAATCTGGGATGAAGGTACCTTAGAAGATTCTGAAAGATTTGATCTGAACTGCAAGGGTGTATACAACGTTTGGAGAGATGTAAAGAGAGAGGCGATAGCAGAAGTCGAAGATTATAAGAGTGAGGGTGGGTATACATATTATATAGCAGAATCTAGCAAACTTTATTACCCGGAAATGGCATTGACTCGTAATGCTCGTATGGTTCTATACAGTGAAATGGGATATATTATCATGATGGATGAACTCAAGAGTGAAAAAGAACATAAATATACTTGGCGGCTCCATGGAGAACAGTTTGCTAAAAAGGTAGAGGGGATAAATGTCTATAGAGTAAAGAACGGAAAGGGTTCTTTGAATATTTATCCTGTTATGCCGGATAACCTGGAATGCCGTATAGAAGAGACAGTCATTCGTGAAATAATGACTCCACAAAGACCAGATGATATCAGAGAAATTAAGTTAAAAACACTTTGTATAGAAAATCAAGATAAAGAAAAGAATGTTCATTTTCTTAATGTACTGCAAACAGAATCAAGTTTTTCAGATGAGTTATTAGAAGTTAAACCTATTAAAGATGAGAATTTTTTAGGTATTGAAATTAAAAAAGGTAATAAAATTGAGCAATTTATATATTCAGATAAGAGTAATATAGATTATGACGGTATAAGATCAGATGCAAAATGGATTTCAATCGTCAAAGAAAATGATGAAGTTGTAAAATATGCAGTCTGTCAAGGTACTTCTCTTCAGGTCAACGACCTAAATATATTTGAAAATGAAAATCCAAGCAACCAATTTTATGAAATTAAATAA
- the kduD gene encoding 2-dehydro-3-deoxy-D-gluconate 5-dehydrogenase KduD codes for MILDKFNLEGKAAIVTGCSRGLGQGMAVGLAEAGADIIGVGHSIAVETKERIEALGRKFHHIEADLMKTDKINTIVSETIDVFGRIDILVNNAGIIRRDDSLDFTEKDWDDVMNLNIKTLFFLSQAVAKQFIKQGSGGRIINIASMLSFQGGIRVPSYTASKSGVKGITMLMANEWAKHGINVNAIAPGYMATENTKDLQNDPQRSKEILSRIPANRWGTPEDLAGACVFLASDNAKYINGYTIAVDGGWLAR; via the coding sequence ATGATATTGGATAAATTTAATCTAGAAGGTAAAGCGGCAATTGTTACAGGATGTAGTAGAGGACTCGGACAGGGTATGGCAGTTGGTTTGGCAGAAGCTGGGGCGGATATTATAGGGGTTGGGCATTCAATAGCTGTAGAAACAAAAGAAAGAATAGAAGCACTAGGCAGAAAATTTCATCATATTGAAGCTGATCTGATGAAAACTGATAAAATAAACACCATTGTATCTGAAACAATAGACGTATTTGGCCGTATTGATATTTTAGTCAATAATGCCGGAATAATCAGACGTGATGATTCTCTAGATTTCACTGAAAAAGATTGGGACGATGTTATGAACCTTAATATTAAAACGCTCTTCTTTTTATCCCAAGCTGTAGCCAAACAATTTATTAAACAAGGTAGCGGAGGTAGAATTATCAATATAGCTTCAATGTTGTCTTTCCAGGGAGGAATCAGGGTGCCATCTTACACCGCATCAAAATCCGGAGTCAAAGGAATTACAATGCTAATGGCAAACGAATGGGCAAAACACGGCATCAATGTCAATGCAATTGCTCCAGGATACATGGCTACTGAAAACACCAAGGATCTACAAAATGATCCTCAAAGATCAAAGGAAATACTATCACGTATTCCCGCTAATCGTTGGGGGACACCAGAAGACTTAGCAGGTGCATGTGTATTTTTAGCAAGTGATAATGCAAAGTATATCAACGGTTACACAATTGCAGTTGACGGAGGATGGCTTGCTAGATAA
- a CDS encoding LacI family DNA-binding transcriptional regulator, producing the protein MKQVKMSDVAKKAGVSLSTVSQYMNCRYEYMSGETREKIKSVMEELNYVPNSIARSLATAKTKTIGVVVGNITGYFTSSVVRGVEDYCKKNGFSIIIYNTDHDIELEQKSINILKMLRVDGILIVPSGKNNEMINQESSSGMPIVQMYMEYDDLNISTVISNYRESAYDATEYFINLGHKNIAIITQEYENTRSRYDRILGYKDALINNGLSFNEDLIHIWDVSPDMNLLFEKISKNKNLPTAIFVMHSAITINLLKHFKLKNINIPEDFSIIGFDEIPNADLMKTPITVVKQPTYEIGQKSAELILEKINNKNEVENKKIVIPCQLKIRESCKKYNKIKS; encoded by the coding sequence ATGAAACAAGTAAAAATGAGTGATGTTGCCAAAAAAGCAGGAGTATCTCTTAGTACGGTTTCTCAGTATATGAATTGCAGATACGAATATATGTCTGGCGAAACAAGAGAGAAAATAAAAAGTGTAATGGAAGAGTTGAATTATGTCCCAAATTCAATTGCTAGAAGTCTAGCAACAGCTAAAACCAAAACTATCGGTGTGGTTGTGGGTAATATTACTGGTTATTTCACCAGTAGTGTAGTTAGAGGTGTCGAGGATTATTGTAAAAAAAATGGCTTCAGTATCATAATATATAATACCGATCATGATATAGAACTTGAACAAAAATCTATAAATATTTTAAAGATGCTAAGAGTCGACGGAATTCTAATAGTCCCGTCTGGAAAAAATAACGAAATGATAAATCAGGAGAGCAGCAGCGGTATGCCTATTGTTCAAATGTATATGGAATATGACGATCTGAATATAAGTACAGTAATATCAAATTACAGAGAGAGTGCCTATGACGCAACGGAATATTTTATAAATTTGGGACATAAAAATATAGCAATAATAACACAAGAGTATGAAAATACTCGCTCTAGGTATGACAGAATCTTAGGCTATAAAGATGCTCTAATAAATAACGGTCTTTCTTTTAATGAGGACTTGATACACATCTGGGATGTATCTCCCGATATGAATCTTTTATTTGAGAAAATATCCAAAAATAAAAATTTACCAACTGCAATTTTTGTAATGCATTCAGCCATAACAATCAACTTGCTAAAACACTTTAAACTTAAAAATATAAATATACCTGAGGACTTTTCAATCATCGGTTTTGATGAAATACCCAACGCCGATCTGATGAAGACACCTATTACTGTTGTAAAACAACCTACATATGAAATAGGACAAAAATCAGCTGAATTAATATTAGAAAAAATAAACAATAAAAATGAAGTTGAGAATAAAAAAATAGTAATTCCCTGTCAATTAAAAATAAGAGAATCATGTAAAAAATATAATAAAATCAAAAGTTAA
- a CDS encoding SDR family NAD(P)-dependent oxidoreductase: MSKIALITGATGGIGFQVAKRLGKDGYTVVLNGIEDDMGAKRVKELEAEGIKAEYYGFDVTKEEEVTANINTIGNKYGKIDVLVNNAGGLGGRSKFEEMTTDFYRFVMALNLDSAFFASRAAIPFLKKGENPSIINFTSIAGWNAGGPGAGIYGVSKAGVQALTRAMAKDLAAEGIRVNAVSPGTIDTPFHDQIRNTKPEVFASWKNNILLGRLGKPEEVASVISFLAGKDASFLTGETIQITGGQGFGI; this comes from the coding sequence ATGTCAAAAATAGCATTAATAACTGGAGCTACAGGAGGAATAGGATTTCAAGTGGCAAAAAGACTAGGGAAGGACGGCTACACCGTTGTGTTAAACGGTATAGAGGATGACATGGGAGCAAAGAGAGTAAAAGAACTAGAAGCAGAGGGGATCAAAGCTGAGTATTACGGTTTCGATGTGACAAAGGAAGAGGAGGTCACTGCTAACATCAATACCATCGGAAATAAGTATGGAAAAATCGATGTATTGGTTAACAATGCAGGAGGACTGGGAGGAAGATCCAAATTTGAAGAGATGACTACTGATTTTTATAGGTTCGTTATGGCTTTAAACCTTGATTCTGCTTTTTTTGCTTCAAGGGCGGCAATACCTTTTTTAAAGAAAGGAGAAAATCCTTCAATCATTAACTTCACTTCAATTGCTGGTTGGAATGCCGGTGGTCCAGGAGCTGGTATCTACGGTGTTTCAAAAGCAGGAGTACAAGCATTAACTAGGGCTATGGCAAAGGATTTGGCAGCAGAGGGAATCAGAGTAAATGCAGTCTCCCCTGGAACCATCGATACCCCTTTCCATGATCAAATTAGAAACACCAAACCAGAGGTATTCGCCTCTTGGAAAAACAATATATTATTAGGAAGATTGGGAAAACCTGAAGAAGTAGCGTCAGTTATCTCATTCTTAGCTGGAAAGGATGCATCATTCCTTACAGGGGAAACTATCCAAATCACAGGTGGACAAGGGTTTGGAATTTAA
- a CDS encoding cupin domain-containing protein, whose product MDKNFIINKDVELEVLKKGLSRKILAYSDEIMMVEVNFTAGVEFGELHAHPDHEQVTYIKSGKFKFTIGDETKVVTAGDCVYMEKNILHGAECLESGVLLDTFTPMRKDFL is encoded by the coding sequence ATGGATAAGAATTTTATCATAAATAAAGATGTGGAACTAGAAGTATTAAAAAAGGGGTTGTCTAGAAAGATACTGGCATACAGCGACGAGATCATGATGGTGGAGGTAAACTTTACAGCTGGTGTAGAATTTGGAGAGCTGCATGCCCACCCAGATCACGAACAAGTTACTTACATCAAGTCAGGAAAATTTAAATTCACAATCGGCGATGAAACTAAGGTGGTAACTGCTGGGGACTGTGTATATATGGAAAAGAATATCTTGCATGGAGCAGAGTGTCTAGAGTCAGGGGTCCTATTAGACACATTTACACCTATGAGAAAAGATTTTTTATAA
- a CDS encoding heparinase II/III family protein yields MDYSNIEKLKSGMLENKYQEMLQHMGAEVTIFSDKFNDDYNKMSEWGHMYFCEEDGAILDFNLEKPHTHICTVCETEYKSKQLDNVWVYFYRGKAIQTALNAAVVYKATKEKKYLEYVEKIIGYYARHYTDFAVHSKDAAVEITTTGKLGYARIMPQELNEAVIVVKIARIMEILKEDLSEEFKESVRMMFREAFQILAPQVNKVHNKPCWSVCAIGSMGFVIQDEEMIDFAFNSEFNINRQLTEGVTSGIWYEGSMYYSFFTLEGIADLLLFAKTYEYEAPIVETTVELMLKTAYDYAFDNLIFPNPNDGWPDINLKTFSFLYHLGYKIFGEEKMGALLRKIEKSDLVRRDPQLAKPYYYNNEISLEELLFNNDFDMNGAISEKSDTSNFESSNVGILKNDNVNVFIKYGHQARSHAHADKMNLELTLGGDLISRDISNSGYVSRLCNEWHRVTAAHNTVAVNGKSHTSISTGNILEFNETTCHVRSEDLYEGAIADVNFERKVQLTEDGFNDLFIVETKDGKTLDWFFHLESTVEFMSDLETTDSELGYYEDGYQHITNVREVKTKGNTALLDFKVNKVEFTVELDLTHKRLILCDTVDNPVDKKRTSIILRSNRANDIFTAKWRIKN; encoded by the coding sequence ATGGACTACAGTAATATAGAAAAATTAAAAAGTGGCATGTTAGAAAATAAGTATCAAGAGATGCTGCAACATATGGGTGCTGAAGTCACAATTTTCTCAGATAAATTTAATGATGACTACAATAAAATGAGTGAATGGGGCCACATGTATTTTTGTGAAGAAGATGGAGCCATATTAGATTTTAATTTGGAAAAACCTCATACACATATCTGTACAGTTTGTGAAACAGAATATAAAAGTAAACAGCTAGACAATGTGTGGGTTTATTTTTATAGAGGAAAGGCTATACAAACGGCACTTAATGCAGCAGTTGTATATAAGGCGACAAAAGAGAAAAAATATCTAGAATATGTAGAAAAAATAATCGGTTACTATGCAAGGCATTATACAGATTTTGCAGTTCACTCAAAAGATGCAGCAGTAGAAATTACCACAACAGGTAAGTTAGGCTATGCAAGGATAATGCCTCAGGAATTAAACGAGGCTGTAATTGTTGTTAAGATTGCCAGAATCATGGAAATATTAAAAGAGGATCTTTCAGAGGAATTTAAAGAATCAGTAAGAATGATGTTTAGAGAGGCATTTCAAATACTGGCTCCTCAGGTAAACAAGGTCCACAACAAGCCATGCTGGTCTGTCTGTGCAATAGGATCCATGGGTTTTGTAATCCAAGATGAAGAGATGATTGATTTTGCCTTTAACAGTGAATTTAATATAAACAGGCAGCTGACAGAGGGGGTAACATCAGGAATATGGTATGAAGGGTCAATGTACTATAGTTTCTTTACATTAGAGGGGATAGCAGATCTATTGTTGTTTGCCAAAACTTATGAGTATGAAGCCCCCATTGTGGAGACAACAGTAGAGTTGATGCTAAAAACTGCCTATGACTATGCTTTTGACAACTTAATCTTTCCTAACCCCAATGACGGTTGGCCAGACATCAACTTAAAGACATTCTCATTTTTATATCACCTGGGATACAAGATATTTGGAGAAGAAAAAATGGGAGCTTTACTTAGAAAGATTGAAAAATCAGATCTAGTGAGAAGAGATCCCCAGCTGGCTAAACCTTACTACTATAACAATGAAATTTCATTGGAGGAGCTGTTGTTCAACAATGACTTTGATATGAATGGTGCCATTTCTGAAAAATCAGACACATCTAATTTTGAAAGTTCAAATGTAGGTATCTTAAAAAATGACAATGTAAACGTATTTATAAAATACGGTCACCAGGCGAGAAGCCATGCCCATGCTGACAAGATGAACTTAGAGCTTACACTAGGGGGAGACCTTATAAGCAGGGATATATCAAACTCTGGATATGTGTCTAGACTCTGCAATGAATGGCATAGGGTAACTGCAGCTCACAATACAGTAGCTGTCAACGGAAAGAGTCATACCTCTATATCCACAGGAAACATTTTAGAATTTAATGAAACAACCTGTCACGTAAGATCTGAAGATCTATACGAGGGTGCAATAGCTGATGTTAATTTTGAAAGAAAGGTCCAATTAACAGAAGATGGATTTAATGATCTATTTATAGTGGAGACTAAAGATGGTAAAACATTGGATTGGTTCTTCCACCTTGAATCTACTGTAGAGTTCATGAGTGATTTAGAAACTACCGATTCAGAATTGGGATACTATGAAGACGGGTACCAGCACATAACCAATGTCAGGGAAGTAAAAACTAAAGGCAATACTGCTCTTTTAGACTTTAAAGTAAATAAGGTTGAATTTACAGTGGAGTTGGATCTGACTCACAAGAGGTTAATACTGTGTGATACTGTAGACAACCCAGTGGACAAAAAAAGAACTTCTATAATTTTACGAAGTAACAGAGCAAATGATATCTTTACTGCAAAGTGGAGGATAAAAAATTAA